One genomic region from Branchiostoma lanceolatum isolate klBraLanc5 chromosome 7, klBraLanc5.hap2, whole genome shotgun sequence encodes:
- the LOC136439148 gene encoding axoneme-associated protein mst101(2)-like isoform X13, whose protein sequence is MPSDRLRASLLGWLLKVLAYGGSVFSASVLLWLIFRRDSQGKEGDDWYEIKPREEGDEPKDGVLDSAEEKIPLTDADGHKIPDGDADGPIGEPPDGDAKKPTEGGDQAGEDEPLLEKKSSPKETSPADQVDAATTGASPLAGSPVDDAAQKAAEALTFKAAGGEAAKAVTDNEIENATRNAAKHRAEEEAAILAAKNTAEEEAADKIAKKTAEEDAVSKAPDEASKRITEKEPTKVTTKESDKEVARKAVEGGPPKTAEEDAAKKATEKATKRKAEDEADRLAAKTEAGEGTAGQDAEETAKRKSEEDAAKKKAEEEAARRKAGDEAATAAAKKRGDEAVRRDSEEAVKKKAEEDAARKTTEEAEKQRKADQHAASAAARKTEEDKSRQTAKEATKRTEEDAARKAAKDAANSKEEEEASMAAAKKAEEEAARKAAEDAAKKKAEEDVGRKAAEEAAKRKAEEEATTAAARGKEQEAARHAAEEAAKKKADEHTARKAAEEAAKRKAEGEAAMAAAKQKAEEQTARKAAEEAAKKKAEEDAAKTAAEEAAKRKAEEDAAMAAALKKEQEAEEKAAEEAAKKKAEEDAARKTDEEAAKRKAEEEASMAAARKKAEEETARKAAEEAAKKKAEEDAARKAAEEAAKRKAEEEAAMAVARKKAEEEAARKAAEEAAKKKAEEDAAKKATEEAEKRKAEEETATATARKKEEETAKKAAEEAAKKKAEEDAARKAAEEAAKRKAEEVTATAAARKKAEEEAARKAAEEAAKKKAEEDAARKAAEEAAKCKAEEEAATAVARKKAEEEAARKAAEEAAKKKAKEDAAKRAAEEAAKRKVEEDEAMTAAKKAEEEAARKAAEAAAKKKAEEDAAKKAAEEAAKRKAEEDEAMMAAKKAEEEAARKAAEEAAKKKAEEDAARKAAEEAAKRKAEEEAATAAARKKAEEETARKAAEEAAKKKAEEDAARKAAEEAAKRKAEEVTVSATARKKEEEASRKAAEDAAKKKAEEDAAKQAAEEAAKRKANEETAKVATKKAEKEAVREEAAKRKAEEDDGRKTAKKLDKEAESESKTRTEDEISRKSAEEDTQGRAPGAKVAAEEATKITPEEAAQKGAADEVAVKARAEEQAAAEKMAAEEEKAARLAAAEAAKKEAEESAKKKAAEELAAKISAEDTAQKPVEAEPAKLTGKAAKKAAKEAAKKKEAEEKAARKAAEEARKKKDAEEKAAKKAAEEEAKKKAAEEKAAKKAAEAAAKKAAQEASKKKSDKERAAMKVEDDAARKAAEESARKGAEDLAAKRAAEEQAKAEEEAKKAAEEAAKKAEEEAAKKAAEEAAKKKADEEAAQKAAEEAAKKKAEKQKEAEKRATEDAARKKAEEEAARRAEQEAAEEAAKKAPDTVKEQETEPSAKKALEELVAKKTAEEEKAADANGVPDEVASQNPLQAEEKELKSFYREAGNNVQPIPWMEDFKVDLDDVNMDLSIENQPRISALRTPRQQKRVSGTEGRPRTPDAGKTIHIDEIFDPLTNIRGKKGEPPKRILIRGQPGIGKSTLCRKLAYDWSNPENETGTIKKFKYTFLIEGRHLGGDLKNAMAEQLLSQGFNDTPENLWKFVEDNQNDVLFIVDGYDEIDSSVKSDVGDLISKKILPQSTLVLTSRPESTKEISRSVDKQLKVEGFNQEKSADFVNKHFHVTSPNTEHAPDVTENLVAALRRDKNLQQLAAYPLCNAYLCALWEDTDGDVPTTKSSLYDRLKIVVTRRYCLKQGVPLPAKSSDVPVQFRSHYRALGELAYNGVTNNKVLFDKPLVLHKVRDPRVLQMGLLLEEHSIARTKRHEYYRFPHKAFQEFFAAQHLSEMSAYVRSPTYPKLVKDRVWRDIVLFLPGALKQQPRDLIPLFKALSEYNTTRKSTYSDVGQYRLSLDTLFEAELQDQYSTIVAPSLPSLLTESHPIIEGVSSPTLQGLACVLKQNNIDVKEFRFGVWTEKYDQNCDTLTEALNDNQTVGKLVIAACNENDVVESVKDILARLAERNNTVKSLQIIDYSYKGPLKYDERIEMLRKVCTIEEIKIDSAARVWYPGLPQNPSEAQHTIRSTPMTPMSTD, encoded by the exons GTGGAGATCAAGCTGGAGAGGACGAGCCACTGCTTGAGAAGAAATCGTCTCCTAAAGAAACATCACCAGCGGACCAGGTGGATGCCGCTACCACAGGGGCGTCTCCTCTAGCAGGATCTCCTGTAGATGACGCTGCTCAGAAGGCAGCGGAG GCGCTTACTTTCAAGGCTGCAGGGGGCGAAGCTGCTAAAGCAGTAACTGACAATGAAATAGAAAATGCTACCAGAAATGCTGCGAAACATAGAGCTGAGGAAGAAGCTGCAATACTAGCAGCCAAAAACACAGCAGAGGAGGAGGCAGCAGACAAAATTGCCAAGAAAACGGCCGAAGAGGATGCAGTGAGTAAGGCCCCTGACGAAGCCTCAAAACGTATAACGGAGAAGGAACCCACCAAAGTTACAACTAAAGAATCTGATAAAGAGGTGGCCAGGAAGGCTGTGGAAGGGGGTCCCCCAAAAACGGCCGAAGAGGATGCTGCTAAGAAAGCCACTGAGAAAGCTACAAAACGTAAAGCAGAGGACGAAGCTGATAGACTAGCAGCCAAAACAGAAGCGGGAGAAGGGACCGCTGGACAAGATGCAGAGGAAACTGCCAAGAGGAAGTCTGAAGAGGATGCTGCTAAGAAAAAGGCCgaagaggaagctgctaggcgTAAAGCAGGGGACGAAGCGGCCACGGCAGCAGCCAAAAAGAGGGGGGATGAGGCGGTCAGACGAGATTCAGAGGAAGCTGTCAAGAAAAAGGCCGAAGAGGATGCTGCTAGAAAGACCACTGAGGAAGCTGAAAAGCAACGTAAAGCAGATCAGCATGCGGCTTCGGCAGCAGCCCGAAAGACGGAGGAAGACAAGTCTAGACAAACTGCCAAAGAAGCTACCAAGAGGACCGAAGAGGATGCTGCTAGGAAGGCTGCTAAGGATGCTGCGAACAGTAAAGAAGAGGAGGAAGCGTCCATGGCAGCAGCCAAGAAAGCAGAGGAAGAAGCAGCTAGAAAGGCTGCCGAGGATGCTGCCAAGAAAAAGGCCGAAGAGGATGTCGGCAGAAAGGCCGCTGAGGAAGCTGCGAAACGTAAAGCAGAGGAGGAAGCGACCACGGCAGCAGCCCGAGGAAAGGAGCAGGAAGCGGCCAGACACGCCGCAGAAGAAGCTGCCAAGAAAAAGGCCGATGAGCATACTGCCAGAAAGGCCGCTGAGGAAGCTGCGAAACGTAAAGCAGAGGGGGAAGCGGCCATGGCAGCAGCCAAACAGAAGGCAGAAGAACAAACAGCTAGAAAAGCTGCCGAGGAAGCTGCCAAGAAAAAGGCCGAAGAGGATGCTGCTAAGACGGCCGCTGAGGAAGCGGCGAAACGTAAAGCAGAGGAAGACGCGGCCATGGCAGCAGCCCTAAAGAAGGAACAAGAAGCAGAAGAAAAAGCTGCCGAGGAAGCTGCCAAGAAAAAGGCCGAAGAGGATGCTGCCAGAAAGACCGATGAAGAAGCTGCGAAACGTAAAGCAGAGGAGGAAGCGTCCATGGCAGCAGCCCGAAAGAAGGCAGAGGAAGAAACAGCTAGAAAAGCTGCCGAGGAAGCTGCCAAGAAAAAGGCCGAAGAGGATGCTGCCAGAAAGGCCGCCGAGGAAGCTGCGAAACGTAAAGCAGAGGAGGAAGCGGCCATGGCAGTAGCCCGAAAAAAGGCAGAGGAAGAAGCAGCTAGAAAAGCTGCCGAGGAAGCTGCCAAGAAAAAGGCCGAAGAAGATGCTGCTAAGAAGGCCACTGAGGAAGCTGAGAAACGTAAAGCAGAGGAGGAAACGGCCACGGCAACAGCCCGAAAGAAGGAGGAAGAAACAGCTAAAAAAGCTGCCGAGGAAGCTGCCAAGAAAAAGGCCGAAGAGGATGCCGCCAGAAAGGCCGCTGAGGAAGCTGCGAAACGTAAAGCAGAGGAGGTAACGGCCACGGCAGCAGCCCGAAAGAAGGCAGAGGAAGAAGCAGCAAGAAAAGCTGCCGAGGAAGCTGCCAAGAAAAAGGCCGAAGAGGATGCTGCCAGAAAGGCCGCTGAGGAAGCTGCGAAATGTAAAGCAGAGGAGGAAGCGGCCACGGCAGTAGCCCGAAAGAAGGCAGAGGAAGAAGCAGCTAGAAAAGCTGCCGAGGAAGCTGCCAAGAAAAAGGCCAAAGAGGATGCTGCTAAGAGGGCCGCTGAGGAAGCTGCGAAACGTAAAGTAGAGGAGGACGAGGCCATGACAGCAGCCAAGAAGGCAGAGGAAGAAGCAGCTAGAAAAGCTGCCGAGGCAGCTGCCAAGAAAAAGGCCGAAGAGGATGCTGCTAAGAAGGCCGCTGAGGAAGCTGCGAAACGTAAAGCAGAGGAGGATGAGGCCATGATGGCAGCCAAGAAGGCAGAGGAAGAAGCAGCTAGAAAAGCTGCCGAGGAAGCTGCCAAGAAAAAGGCCGAAGAGGATGCTGCCAGAAAGGCCGCCGAGGAAGCTGCGAAACGTAAAGCAGAGGAGGAAGCGGCCACGGCAGCAGCCCGAAAGAAGGCGGAGGAAGAAACCGCTAGAAAAGCTGCAGAGGAAGCTGCCAAGAAAAAGGCCGAAGAGGATGCTGCCAGAAAGGCCGCTGAGGAAGCTGCGAAACGTAAAGCAGAGGAGGTAACGGTCTCGGCAACAGCCCGAAAGAAGGAGGAAGAAGCATCTAGAAAAGCTGCCGAAGATGCTGCCAAGAAAAAGGCCGAAGAGGATGCTGCTAAGCAGGCCGCTGAAGAAGCTGCGAAACGTAAAGCTAATGAAGAAACGGCCAAAGTAGCCACCAAGAAAGCGGAGAAAGAGGCAGTCAGGGAAGAAGCTGCTAAAAGGAAGGCCGAAGAGGATGATGGCAGAAAGACCGCTAAGAAATTAGATAAAGAGGCAGAGTCTGAATCTAAGACTAGGACAGAAGACGAAATCTCCCGCAAATCAGCGGAGGAAGATACACAGGGTAGAGCACCTGGAGCTAAAGTAGCGGCTGAGGAAGCTACAAAGATAACTCCAGAG GAAGCTGCCCAAAAGGGGGCAGCTGACGAAGTCGCCGTTAAGGCGCGCGCAGAAGAACAGGCAGCAGCGGAGAAAATGGCAGCCGAAGAAGAAAAGGCTGCTAGACTTGCAGCAGCGGAAGCTGCAAAGAAGGAGGCGGAG GAATCTGCCAAGAAGAAGGCAGCCGAGGAACTTGCGGCAAAAATCTCAGCAGAAGATACTGCTCAGAAACCGGTTGAG GCTGAGCCAGCCAAGCTGACCGGGAAAGCGGCTAAGAAGGCTGCCAAG GAAGCCGCAAAGAAAAAGGAGGCAGAGGAAAAAGCTGCCAGAAAAGCAGCAGAG GAGGCTAGAAAGAAAAAGGATGCAGAGGAAAAGGCCGCAAAGAAAGCAGCTGAG GAAGAAGCAAAGAAAAAAGCAGCGGAAGAGAAAGCAGCAAAAAAAGCTGCCGAAGCAGCGGCAAAGAAGGCAGCTCAG GAGGCCTCTAAGAAAAAGTCGGACAAGGAGCGTGCAGCTATGAAGGTAGAAGATGATGCCGCACGGAAAGCAGCGGAG GAATCTGCCAGAAAAGGTGCGGAAGATCTAGCCGCAAAGAGAGCAGCTGAG GAACAAGCCAAGGCCGAGGAAGAGGCTAAGAAAGCAGCCGAAGAAGCAGCCAAGAAGGCAGAAGAAGAGGCCGCTAAAAAGGCAGCTGAAGAAGCGGCCAAGAAGAAGGCAGACGAGGAGGCCGCCCAAAAAGCAGCTGAAGAAGCGGCTAAAAAGAAGGCAGAGAAACAAAAAGAGGCCGAAAAAAGAGCCACCGAAGATGCCGCCAGAAAGAAGGCTGAGGAAGAAGCTGCTAGGAGGGCAGAACAAGAGGCAGCTGAAGAAGCGGCTAAGAAAGCACCAGACACTGTCAAGGAGCAGGAAACCGAACCATCTGCGAAGAAGGCTCTCGAGGAGCTTGTGGCCAAGAAAACAGCCGAGGAAGAAAAAGCAGCCGACGCAAACGGTGTGCCTGATGAGGTGGCCTCCCAGAACCCTCTGCAG GCTGAAGAGAAGGAACTTAAGTCCTTCTACCGAGAGGCTGGCAACAACGTGCAGCCGATCCCGTGGATGGAAGACTTCAAGGTAGACCTAGACGACGTCAATATGGACCTGAGCATTGAGAACCAACCGAGAATCAG CGCCCTTAGAACACCCCGGCAACAAAAACGTGTTTCCGGCACGGAAGGACGGCCTAG AACCCCGGACGCTGGCAAGACCATCCACATTGACGAAATCTTCGACCCTCTTACCAACATCCGGGGCAAGAAGGGCGAGCCTCCCAAGCGAATCCTTATCCGCGGCCAGCCGGGAATAGGGAAGAGCACGCTCTGCCGCAAGTTGGCCTACGATTGGTCCAACCCAGAAAATGAGACCGGCACCATCAAGAAGTTCAAGTACACCTTCCTCATTGAAGGACGTCATCTTGGCGGCGACTTGAAGAACGCGATGGCCGAGCAGCTACTCTCGCAAGGCTTCAACGACACGCCTGAGAATCTGTGGAAATTTGTGGAAGATAATCAGAACGACGTCCTTTTCATTGTTGACGGCTATGACGAGATAGATTCTTCAGTCAAGTCCGATGTAGGGGACCTCATTAGTAAGAAAATCCTTCCCCAGTCCACATTAGTCCTCACGTCCCGCCCCGAGAGCACGAAAGAGATTTCTCGCTCTGTAGACAAACAGCTGAAAGTAGAAGGTTTTAACCAGGAGAAGTCGGCGGACTTCGTGAATAAGCACTTCCACGTGACGTCTCCTAACACGGAGCACGCTCCTGACGTCACCGAAAACCTTGTCGCTGCCTTGAGAAGAGATAAGAACCTACAGCAACTCGCGGCCTACCCACTTTGTAACGCCTACCTTTGCGCTCTGTGGGAAGACACAGACGGTGATGTCCCAACCACAAAGTCGTCTCTCTACGATAGGCTTAAGATTGTAGTGACCAGGCGGTATTGCCTTAAGCAGGGCGTCCCTCTCCCCGCTAAATCTTCAGATGTCCCCGTTCAATTTAGGTCCCACTACCGTGCTCTTGGCGAACTTGCCTACAACGGTGTGACAAACAACAAGGTTCTATTTGACAAACCTCTGGTGCTACACAAGGTAAGAGACCCCCGAGTCCTCCAGATGGGTCTCCTGTTAGAGGAGCACTCCATCGCCCGGACCAAGCGCCACGAGTATTACCGTTTCCCGCACAAGGCCTTCCAGGAGTTCTTCGCCGCGCAGCACCTCTCAGAAATGTCCGCGTACGTGCGAAGTCCGACCTACCCCAAGCTGGTGAAGGACCGTGTATGGCGGGACATCGTCCTGTTCCTACCCGGTGCCCTCAAGCAGCAGCCTCGAGATCTCATCCCTCTTTTCAAGGCCCTTTCGGAGTACAATACCACCAGAAAGTCCACCTACTCAGACGTCGGCCAGTACAGGCTGAGTCTCGATACATTGTTTGAGGCAGAACTGCAGGACCAATACTCCACCATTGTTGCACCTTCCCTCCCTAGTCTCCTGACAGAAAGCCATCCAATCATAGAGGGTGTCTCATCCCCGACCCTCCAGGGTCTCGCCTGCGTTCTTAAGCAGAACAACATTGATGTCAAAGAATTCCGTTTCGGCGTTTGGACCGAGAAATATGACCAAAATTGCGACACGTTGACAGAGGCCCTGAATGATAACCAAACGGTAGGGAAACTAGTCATCGCCGCTTGCAATGAAAACGACGTCGTTGAGTCTGTCAAAGACATCCTTGCTCGGCTGGCTGAGAGGAACAACACGGTCAAGAGTCTTCAGATCATCGACTACAGCTACAAGGGACCACTCAAGTACGACGAGAGGATAGAGATGCTGAGGAAAGTGTGTACCATCGAGGAGATAAAGATCGACTCTGCGGCCAGAGTGTGGTACCCCGGCCTGCCGCAGAACCCCAGCGAGGCCCAGCACACCATCAGGAGCACGCCTATGACCCCGATGAGTACAGACTAG